One window from the genome of Malus domestica chromosome 01, GDT2T_hap1 encodes:
- the LOC103446799 gene encoding 8-hydroxygeraniol dehydrogenase-like has protein sequence MAKAPEQEHPVKAFGWAARDTSGHLSPFNFSRRSTGDEDVRFKVLYCGICHTDLHNIKNEWGISLYPMVPGHEIVGEVTEVGSKVSKVKEGDKVGVGCMVGACHACESCNSNLENYCPKMILTYGSIYADRTVTYGGYSDTMVANERYIVRFPENLPLDAGAPLLCAGITVYSPLKYFGLAEPGKHVGIVGLGGLGHVGVKFAKAFGAKVTVISTSPSKKDEALKQLGADSFVVSRDPQQMQAAIGTLDGIIDTVSAAHPIVPLLGLLKPHGKLILVGVPEKPLDLHVFPLIMGRKSVAGSGIGGMKETQEMIDFAAKHNITADVEVISMDYVNTAMERLAKNDVRYRFVIDVGNTLAASKD, from the exons ATGGCAAAGGCTCCAGAACAAGAACACCCTGTGAAGGCCTTTGGATGGGCTGCTAGAGACACATCTGGCCACCTCTCTCCCTTTAACTTCTCCAGAAG ATCAACAGGTGATGAGGATGTGAGGTTTAAGGTGTTGTATTGTGGGATATGCCACACTGATCTTCATAACATCAAGAATGAATGGGGTATCTCTTTGTACCCTATGGTTCCTGG GCACGAGATTGTGGGGGAAGTTACAGAAGTGGGAAGCAAGGTGAGTAAAGTGAAAGAAGGAGACAAAGTGGGTGTGGGCTGCATGGTTGGTGCTTGCCATGCATGTGAGAGCTGTAACAGCAACCTTGAAAACTACTGCCCCAAAATGATACTTACCTACGGTTCCATTTACGCCGACAGAACTGTCACATATGGAGGTTACTCGGACACAATGGTCGCCAATGAGCGCTACATTGTTCGTTTCCCCGAGAACCTGCCACTTGACGCTGGTGCTCCTCTACTTTGTGCAGGGATCACAGTTTATAGTCCCCTGAAGTATTTTGGCTTAGCCGAGCCTGGTAAGCATGTTGGCATTGTAGGCCTTGGCGGGCTTGGTCACGTTGGTGTGAAATTCGCTAAGGCCTTTGGGGCAAAAGTGACTGTGATTAGTACCTCCCCTAGCAAGAAAGATGAAGCTCTGAAGCAACTTGGGGCTGATTCATTCGTGGTTAGCCGCGACCCCCAGCAAATGCAG GCTGCCATAGGAACACTGGATGGCATCATCGACACAGTCTCAGCTGCGCATCCCATTGTGCCCTTACTTGGTCTTTTGAAGCCCCATGGGAAACTTATTCTGGTGGGCGTACCAGAAAAGCCACTTGACCTCCATGTGTTTCCTTTAATCATGG GAAGGAAGTCGGTGGCGGGTAGTGGAATCGGAGGAATGAAGGAGACCCAAGAAATGATTGATTTTGCAGCAAAACATAATATAACGGCGGATGTTGAAGTTATCTCAATGGATTACGTGAACACAGCAATGGAGCGTCTCGCTAAGAATGACGTTAGATACCGATTTGTGATTGATGTTGGAAACACACTGGCTGCTAGCAAAGATTGA